From the Paludibacterium paludis genome, one window contains:
- a CDS encoding LysE/ArgO family amino acid transporter, whose amino-acid sequence MFDASVMFSAFGLAFAQIVGIGPQNAYVLRQGIARSHVGLIVLVCIVCDIVLMSCGVFGMGGVIAGVPGLVRVLAWGGAGFIFWLGFKAFRAAFARQHGALSLDGNVERERRAVCRTLLMVTLLNPYALLDTIVLIGGVSSAYGKHNQVSFLIGSTLASACWFVALGAFAAKLAPWFARPASWRVLDGAIGVVMFFTGGMLLVNFGL is encoded by the coding sequence ATGTTTGATGCAAGTGTGATGTTTTCAGCGTTTGGTCTGGCATTCGCCCAGATCGTCGGTATCGGTCCTCAGAATGCCTATGTGCTGCGTCAGGGTATCGCGCGCAGCCATGTCGGCTTGATCGTGCTGGTCTGCATTGTCTGCGACATAGTTCTGATGAGTTGCGGAGTATTCGGCATGGGGGGCGTCATCGCCGGCGTGCCGGGGCTGGTCCGGGTTCTGGCCTGGGGCGGGGCGGGCTTCATCTTCTGGCTGGGGTTCAAGGCGTTTCGCGCGGCGTTCGCCCGGCAGCATGGCGCGTTGTCGCTCGACGGCAATGTCGAGCGCGAGCGCCGGGCCGTGTGCCGGACCCTGCTGATGGTAACGTTGCTCAATCCCTACGCGCTGCTCGATACCATCGTACTGATCGGCGGTGTTTCCTCTGCCTACGGCAAGCACAACCAGGTGTCCTTCCTGATCGGCAGCACGCTGGCGTCCGCCTGCTGGTTTGTCGCGCTTGGCGCCTTCGCCGCGAAGCTCGCGCCCTGGTTCGCCAGACCCGCCAGCTGGCGGGTCCTCGATGGCGCCATCGGTGTGGTGATGTTCTTCACCGGCGGCATGCTGCTGGTCAATTTCGGCCTGTGA
- a CDS encoding EAL domain-containing protein, translating to MLMGNTSLVGKLCRFIGLGEDHLNLIAEFSAGLLARRDVLAKQFYWYLLTNEETSKLIVSLGEAGLARLMTSQTEYIEAMLTCPVDAAHAEKVVALGRMHHRLGVSPVWLCGAYERYLGHLLAQSQVLAANDEQRLKLDEALRKRVLLDILLQLHGHTEAADAKTREHHHSMFATARLYATLSKVSLALIHATGRDELFRSICRICVEEGGFSHAWIGRLDGGTLSQEAVCSHRDHALPANLVLQIDTDDANGPSARAVRTQRPQVINDIANDASMGKWTSVLMEAGVRSLLVSPLILCGETVGTLVLYSVNSWFFDQDTVGLVQTMTSEIGYALERQDALERSRRAESELAYLIQHDKLTGLPNRQRMTEKLAQLIAGARPSGRVASIAVAIDGFHDINARLGHECGDIILREVALRLSQIVLPSGSVGRVGAARFVIISDRFDMLDGLVGAVMASFEDAVDWQTEKVYAVPSVGIVVEAADTADPGVMMRRADLALTRAREAGGGQVRYYDAAMDEEIHRLHRIRAEFAEALRGDGLELFYQPKINLKNHRVCGVEALVRWRRDGGYLAPGAFFPAIDHTDLMRELDWWVMEEALRHSTGWLGQGRSIPISVNLSAMTLQHSDFLSRVQALIMRYPIPDGHLELEVLETISQKEAEAIVHKLAACREIGVSIALDDFGTGASSLVHLQQLPFDTIKIDQRFVRMLLEAPGNEAIIRSMISFAHYTGRQLVVEGVESQPIWDRLLELGCSSGQGYAISPPVNSGKLMEWIGELELASPDPDFVVEASGFTPLGDQFC from the coding sequence ATGTTAATGGGAAACACGAGTCTTGTCGGCAAACTCTGCCGGTTCATTGGTCTTGGGGAAGACCACCTGAACCTGATCGCCGAGTTCAGTGCGGGCTTGCTTGCACGCCGGGATGTCCTGGCCAAGCAATTTTACTGGTATTTGCTGACGAATGAAGAAACATCCAAATTGATCGTCTCGCTCGGCGAAGCTGGCCTGGCGCGCCTGATGACCAGTCAGACCGAATATATCGAAGCCATGTTGACATGTCCGGTCGACGCGGCCCATGCCGAAAAAGTGGTGGCGCTGGGGCGAATGCACCATCGCCTCGGCGTCAGCCCCGTCTGGTTGTGCGGGGCGTACGAACGCTATCTCGGGCATCTGCTTGCCCAGTCCCAGGTTCTGGCCGCCAATGACGAACAGCGGCTGAAACTGGACGAGGCGCTGCGCAAGCGCGTTCTTCTCGATATCCTGCTGCAGTTGCACGGCCATACCGAGGCGGCCGATGCCAAAACCCGTGAGCACCACCATTCGATGTTCGCGACGGCGCGGCTGTACGCGACGCTCAGCAAGGTCAGCCTCGCGCTGATCCACGCGACCGGGCGCGATGAACTGTTCCGATCCATTTGCCGGATCTGTGTCGAGGAGGGCGGCTTCAGTCATGCCTGGATAGGCAGGCTCGACGGCGGCACGCTGAGCCAGGAAGCTGTTTGCAGCCACCGCGACCATGCTTTGCCGGCAAACCTCGTGCTGCAGATCGATACCGACGATGCCAACGGGCCGTCGGCTCGCGCCGTGCGCACCCAGCGACCGCAGGTTATCAACGACATCGCCAATGACGCGTCCATGGGAAAATGGACCTCCGTGCTGATGGAGGCCGGGGTGCGCAGCCTGCTCGTTTCGCCACTCATCCTGTGCGGCGAAACGGTGGGGACGCTGGTGCTCTATTCGGTGAACAGCTGGTTTTTCGATCAGGACACGGTGGGCCTCGTGCAGACCATGACCAGCGAGATCGGCTATGCGCTGGAACGTCAGGATGCGCTGGAGCGCAGCCGGCGCGCCGAGTCGGAGCTGGCCTACCTGATCCAGCACGACAAATTGACGGGCTTGCCCAACCGCCAGCGCATGACCGAGAAACTCGCGCAATTGATCGCCGGCGCGCGGCCTTCCGGACGCGTCGCCAGCATAGCGGTGGCGATCGACGGATTTCACGATATCAATGCCCGTCTGGGGCATGAGTGCGGCGATATCATCCTGCGCGAGGTGGCGCTGAGGCTCAGCCAGATCGTGCTGCCCTCGGGCAGTGTGGGCCGGGTAGGAGCGGCGCGTTTTGTGATTATTTCCGACCGTTTCGACATGCTCGACGGGCTGGTCGGCGCGGTGATGGCGTCCTTCGAGGACGCGGTCGACTGGCAAACGGAAAAGGTCTACGCCGTGCCGAGCGTCGGCATCGTCGTCGAAGCCGCCGATACGGCCGACCCCGGCGTTATGATGCGCCGGGCGGATCTGGCGCTGACGCGTGCGCGGGAGGCGGGCGGTGGCCAGGTGCGCTACTACGACGCGGCGATGGACGAGGAAATCCATCGGCTGCACCGGATTCGCGCCGAATTCGCCGAGGCCTTGCGCGGCGACGGCCTGGAACTGTTCTACCAGCCCAAAATCAATCTCAAGAACCACCGGGTGTGTGGTGTCGAGGCGCTGGTGCGCTGGCGCCGCGACGGCGGATACCTCGCTCCGGGGGCGTTTTTTCCGGCGATCGACCATACCGATCTGATGAGGGAGCTAGACTGGTGGGTGATGGAGGAGGCCTTGCGTCACTCCACCGGTTGGCTCGGCCAGGGGCGGAGCATTCCCATCAGCGTCAACCTGTCGGCGATGACCCTGCAGCACAGCGATTTTTTATCGCGCGTGCAGGCGCTGATCATGCGTTACCCGATTCCCGACGGTCATCTCGAGCTGGAGGTGCTGGAAACCATTTCGCAGAAGGAAGCCGAAGCCATCGTGCACAAACTGGCGGCCTGCCGCGAAATCGGAGTATCGATCGCACTCGACGATTTCGGCACCGGCGCGTCGTCGCTGGTGCATCTGCAGCAGTTGCCGTTCGACACCATCAAGATCGACCAGCGTTTTGTGCGCATGCTGCTCGAAGCGCCGGGCAATGAAGCGATCATCCGCAGTATGATTTCCTTCGCCCACTATACCGGTCGCCAACTGGTGGTCGAAGGCGTGGAGAGCCAGCCGATCTGGGATCGTCTGCTCGAGCTTGGATGCTCGTCGGGGCAGGGTTACGCGATTTCGCCGCCAGTGAACTCCGGCAAGCTGATGGAATGGATCGGCGAGCTTGAACTCGCGTCGCCGGATCCGGATTTTGTTGTGGAAGCGTCGGGGTTTACCCCGCTTGGTGATCAGTTCTGCTGA